Proteins encoded by one window of Halichondria panicea chromosome 8, odHalPani1.1, whole genome shotgun sequence:
- the LOC135339814 gene encoding eukaryotic translation initiation factor 3 subunit C-like, with amino-acid sequence MDWDMTESSSSSSKAEEGTGTTYHYTADYFLKRDKNVQESKTRKRREERIRKPIAPDDDDEDWETVTRLGKQMTIQDRTKMLFGKDVEVGHDVIKRKRDEFMMNRGKRLQGEKTVADFIYRVQLYVERKFENSCLDLLCRIYIRTIEHAYYKSDTTCTWQQWPWQFSVYTTHRPTETLHFSVE; translated from the exons ATGGACTGGGACATGACAGAATCCAGTTCCAGTTCTAGCAAGGCTGAGGAAGGCACTGGAACCACCTACCACTATACTGCCGACTACTTCCTCAAAAG AGACAAGAATGTGCAGGAGAGCAAGACGCGTAAGAGACGAGAGGAGAGAATCAGGAAACCCATCGCTCCCGACGATGACGATGAGGACTGGGAGACAGTCACCAGACTCGGCAAGCAGATGACCATACAG GACAGGACCAAGATGCTGTTTGGCAAAGATGTTGAGGTggggcatgacgtcatcaagAGAAAAAGAGACGAATTTATGATGAATCGCGGAAAAA GGCTCCAGGGAGAAAAGACGGTGGCAGACTTTATCTATCGAGTACAATTGTACGTTGAGAGGAAGTTTGAGAACTCTTGTCTGGACCTTCTTTGTAGGATCTATATACGCACCATCGAGCACGCCTACTACAAG tctgacACCACATGTACCTGGCAGCAGTGGCCGTGGCAGTTCTCTGTTTACACTACTCACAGACCAACAGAGACCTTACACTTTAGCGTTGAGTAG
- the LOC135339799 gene encoding uncharacterized protein LOC135339799 isoform X2 translates to MSGDTDRGPNSLKLKDVYTALYDATDKWFNMGLQLNVDPNDLKRILNEGTLQNNTERLREMLTARLDQGDLTWDQITEALENPTVGKKVIADKITKKYITPQLATTTLPVEGANSMPVMSPVTSTATGLTTETHTTTTTTPTNMQLHVSMNSKQPTTPIANTPQASSTNNSITPEASGTQERGHSSTAQMGKKRPTSSTSPEALQNSRISW, encoded by the exons ATGAGTGGTGATACAGACAGAGG CCCAAACTCTCTTAAACTGAAAGATGTCTACACAGCACTATATGATGCGACTGATAAATGGTTTAATATGGGCCTTCAACTTAACGTAGACCCAAATGATCTAAAACGGATTTTAAATGAGGGCACCCTCCAAAACAATACAGAGAGACTGCGTGAGATGCTCACTGCGAGGCTAGACCAAGGAGATTTGACATGGGATCAGATTACAGAGGCTCTAGAAAATCCTACTGTTGGCAAAAAAGTTATTGCCGATAAAATAACAAAGAAATACATCACACCACAACTTGCAACTACTACACTACCAGTAGAAGGAG CAAATAGCATGCCAGTAATGTCCCCGGTAACTAGCACAGCAACAGGACTCACAACGGAGACTCACACTACAACTACCACCACTCCTACCAATATGCAATTACATGTGTCTATGAATTCCAAGCAACCTACCACTCCCATTGCAAACACACCACAAGCCTCAAGCACAAATAACAGTATTACACCAGAAGCCAGTGGTACTCAGGAAAGAGGTCACTCCAGTACTGCTCAAATGGGAAAGAAGAGGCCAACCAGCAGCACTTCACCAGAAG CGCTTCAAAACAGCAGAATATCATGGTGA
- the LOC135339799 gene encoding uncharacterized protein LOC135339799 isoform X1: MSGDTDRGYVSPNSLKLKDVYTALYDATDKWFNMGLQLNVDPNDLKRILNEGTLQNNTERLREMLTARLDQGDLTWDQITEALENPTVGKKVIADKITKKYITPQLATTTLPVEGANSMPVMSPVTSTATGLTTETHTTTTTTPTNMQLHVSMNSKQPTTPIANTPQASSTNNSITPEASGTQERGHSSTAQMGKKRPTSSTSPEALQNSRISW; the protein is encoded by the exons ATGAGTGGTGATACAGACAGAGGGTATGTCAG CCCAAACTCTCTTAAACTGAAAGATGTCTACACAGCACTATATGATGCGACTGATAAATGGTTTAATATGGGCCTTCAACTTAACGTAGACCCAAATGATCTAAAACGGATTTTAAATGAGGGCACCCTCCAAAACAATACAGAGAGACTGCGTGAGATGCTCACTGCGAGGCTAGACCAAGGAGATTTGACATGGGATCAGATTACAGAGGCTCTAGAAAATCCTACTGTTGGCAAAAAAGTTATTGCCGATAAAATAACAAAGAAATACATCACACCACAACTTGCAACTACTACACTACCAGTAGAAGGAG CAAATAGCATGCCAGTAATGTCCCCGGTAACTAGCACAGCAACAGGACTCACAACGGAGACTCACACTACAACTACCACCACTCCTACCAATATGCAATTACATGTGTCTATGAATTCCAAGCAACCTACCACTCCCATTGCAAACACACCACAAGCCTCAAGCACAAATAACAGTATTACACCAGAAGCCAGTGGTACTCAGGAAAGAGGTCACTCCAGTACTGCTCAAATGGGAAAGAAGAGGCCAACCAGCAGCACTTCACCAGAAG CGCTTCAAAACAGCAGAATATCATGGTGA